One region of Miscanthus floridulus cultivar M001 chromosome 19, ASM1932011v1, whole genome shotgun sequence genomic DNA includes:
- the LOC136528647 gene encoding PHD finger protein EHD3-like: MCHKAIFDILISEKFAMLCDLLAATFHVNKPDDLIGLQIIDAKMRNGDYAQNPALLDHDIKQIWKKIEHVGQQMAGLASSLSLISQASHQKQASGVSEIDVAEHRIEETNLGGGAHKALRELTPPCDSGHSTIPKQTGTSGSDGICKDCGGKADSEGRIICDRCEAAYHVSCLKLAIDEEAPAKWYCPSCVGLDGPSKNNNNGRSHEGCDVCEWLVVEKPEEPAEDVIQPELAIKTQESSVSSMDEDSEPDLSTTALANLCKHCGTCEDENRKFLVCGHPYCAYKFYHVLCMKESQIASEKQKNLACWYCPSCLCRRCFRNMDDEEIVLCDGCDDAYHIYCTTPPLECIPRGNWYCMLCNARRSARGMERYEKSILQKAKRVPDAKRPKVHAAAAPEK; the protein is encoded by the exons ATGTGCCATAAAGCTATCTTTGACATTCTAATCTCCGAGAAGTTTGCCATGCTGTGTGATCTGCTAGCTGCAACATTCCATGTCAATAAGCCTGATGACCTGATTGGTTTGCAAATAATTGATGCCAAGATGAGAAATGGGGATTATGCACAGAACCCTGCGCTGCTTGACCATGATATCAAACAG ATATGGAAGAAGATTGAACATGTTGGCCAACAAATGGCTGGTCTGGCAAGCAGTCTCTCACTGATTTCACAAGCTTCTCATCAAAAGCAG GCTTCTGGCGTTTCAGAAATTGATGTGGCTGAACACAGGATAGAG GAAACAAATTTGGGTGGTGGCGCCCACAAAGCCCTAAGGGAGTTGACTCCCCCTTGCGATTCTGGCCATTCTACGATACCCAAACAAACTGGGACATCTGGATCGGATGGAATTTGCAAGGATTGTGGCGGAAAGGCAGACAGCGAAGGAAGAATTATCTGTGATAGATGTGAAGCTGCATACCATGTTTCATGTCTCAAGCTTGCCATTGATGAAGAGGCCCCAGCAAAATGGTACTGTCCCAGCTGTGTTGGATTAGACGGACCTTCAAAGAATAACAACAATGGCAGATCACATGAAGGCTGCGATGTATGCGAGTGGCTCGTGGTGGAGAAGCCAGAAGAACCCGCTGAAGATGTTATCCAACCTGAATTGGCCATCAAAACGCAGGAGAGCTCAGTGTCAAGCATGGATGAAGACAGTGAACCGGACCTCTCAACAACTGCTCTAGCAAACTTGTGCAAGCATTGTGGCACATGTGAAGATGAGAACAGGAAGTTCTTGGTATGCGGCCATCCTTACTGTGCTTACAAGTTCTATCATGTCCTGTGCATGAAAGAAAGCCAGATTGCAAGTGAGAAGCAGAAGAATCTAGCATGCTGGTACTGCCCGTCTTGCCTGTGCAGACGCTGCTTCAGAAACATGGATGATGAAGAAATAGTATTGTGTGATGGCTGTGATGATGCTTATCACATTTACTGCACGACTCCGCCTCTCGAATGTATCCCGAGAGGTAACTGGTACTGCATGTTGTGTAATGCGCGGAGGTCAGCACGTGGGATGGAGAGGTATGAGAAGTCGATCCTGCAGAAGGCCAAGCGTGTTCCTGATGCCAAAAggccaaaggtgcatgcagctgcTGCTCCAGAAAAATAA
- the LOC136525494 gene encoding uncharacterized protein yields the protein MPVGAAPARDMEPSMASAVSLSAETAAARRASGSGDQVGSVRGAGGEHAREQGAEDQARKHPPECQCNDISVHGCHPECKKCVSYTLTAAAADGIQKPQGGGPGPVRTYRCADMLTNFCERRCRPAPAAAFLGEVF from the exons ATGCCCGTGGGCGCAGCCCCCGCGAGGGACATGGAGCCGAGCATGGCGTCCGCGGTGTCTCTGAGCgcggagacggcggcggcgaggcgcgcATCGGGGAGCGGGGACCAGGTCGGGTCCGTCCGTGGAGCGGGCGGCGAGCACGCGCGCGagcaaggggcggaagaccaggCTCG GAAGCACCCGCCGGAGTGCCAGTGCAATGACATTTCGGTGCACGGGTGCCACCCGGAGTGCAAGAAGTGCGTCAGCTACAcgctcaccgccgccgccgccgatggcaTCCAGAAGCCGCAGGGTGGTGGCCCCGGCCCCGTCCGCACCTACCGCTGTGCGGACATGCTCACAAACTTCTGCGAGCGCCGCTGCAGGCCGGCGCCGGCTGCAGCATTCCTGGGTGAGGTCTTCTGA
- the LOC136525495 gene encoding uncharacterized protein, translating to MDRSWIFGTQFTPAYVKGVEEFMKFVSERYPEDSHILCPCSKCLNQTLRSQDDVSDHIHIYGMSATYTRWIHHGESADTVVVENLEQPEVEGSDHDFGIHVDVADDDYDEDHRVPEMIGDLYAAVEADGEQPRFARVLEDAKKSLSPGSSHSKFSFLVRMLYIKSRYRIGNTGFSIMMKLLSSGFPQSELPKSYDEAKKYLGELGLGYENIHVCKNNCVLFRKRYEKGNVCPVCKTSRWQDETGNKKVPHKVLRHFPLLPRLKRIFASKRTSEETQWHKKKRTPVDNVMSHPADGEAWKDFDTREPSFADDPRNLRLALATDGFNPFGNMSTQYSMWLVLLTPLNLPPWECVNPANCFMSLLIPGPKSPGKDFDLFLEPLIEELLDLWKGVSTYDACTGRKFNLRAAVLWCIHDFPALSTLSGRTTKGYYACIHCDKDPLSRAIRNKICYIGHRRYLPRTHAWRRSLAFDGKRENKEQPGKFTLEEVLEELEKVKDVRPGKHHEIIGNKRKRNEGPKIYSHKVGLWRLPYWKHLKLPHNLDVMHIEKNICENILGTLLNVQGKTKDTTNARLDLHDMSIRPELHLQQHGNSVIAPPAPYVLGKDQKTELCKFLKGIKFPDGYAANLARYISEDGSKVQGKLKTHSCHILLQRIIPAGLRGLVRKDVYEAVAELGTFFRELCSRNLRIDVVKWLKEEIPLILCKLEKIFPPAFFDVMVHLAVHLPDEALLRGPVQYGWMYPTERRLGTLKNFVRNRARPEGSIAEAYMASDTLTFCSRYMEDIDNRFNHHDDNDGEMPLPDDVSVFKHGVTLVGSNRSQYIDDDVLNKLVWYVLNNCEEAEEYLDLYRDDLVQQGALDVDKMVEQGFAKWFRCHIENKHKEHPESVSEGLWALSCGPDLRVKTCASCIVNGVRYSTVDREKFFLTQNSGVMTEGSHDGNDIDFYGVLKEVIELQYNSNLQVRRTVVLFRCDWFKQEGKTTGLRDDGHFKSINVQSLWYKTDPFILATQSKKIFYMQDTSLGKDWRVVQKFEHRNIYDVAEKDEDSHDVHQDDYCSDTEHVVQAGADNEVTQNIQGGEATIIEGNLQDLISSKKQRIIREDSEDEEEDETVLQYCSDGGNDNNDDMSLDDEDDDF from the exons ATGGATAGAAGCTGGATTTTTGGGACACAATTCACACCTGCATATGTgaaaggagttgaagagttcatgaaATTTGTCAGTGAAAGATACCCCGAAGACAGCCACATACTTTGTCCGTGCAGCAAATGTCTTAATCAAACTCTGCGGTCTCAGGATGATGTAAGTGACCATATACACATTTATGGGATGTCAGCTACATACAccaggtggattcatcatggggagtCGGCGGATACTGTAGTAGTTGAGAATTTGGAGCAGCCAGAGGTCGAAGGAAGTGATCATGACTTTGGGATACATGTGGATGTGGccgatgatgattatgatgaggatCACAGAGTACCAGAGATGATAGGAGATTTGTATGCTGCGGTAGAGGCTGATGGAGAACAACCAAGGTTTGCAAGAGTCCTTGAAGATGCAAAGAAGTCACTTAGCCCGGGATCTAGCCATTCGAAATTCTCTTTTCTGGTGAGGATGTTGTATATCAAGTCTCGTTATCGAATTGGCAATACAGGATTTTCCATAATGATGAAGCTGTTGTCATCAGGATTCCCTCAGAGTGAGTTGCCAAAATCATATGATGAGGCCAAGAAATATCTTGGAGAATTGGGCCTTGGTTACGAAAAcatccatgtgtgcaagaacaatTGTGTGTTGTTTCGGAAGAGGTATGAAAAAGGGAATGTGTGCCCAGTATGCAAGACGTCTAGATGGCAAGATGAAACTGGGAACAAGAAGGTTCCACACAAGGTATTGAGGCATTTTCCACTTTTGCCAAGGTTGAAAAGAATTTTTGCTTCAAAGCGAACTTCTGAGGAAACACAATggcacaagaaaaagaggacgccAGTCGACAATGTAATGAGCCATCCAGCTGATGGAGAAGCATGGAAGGACTTCGACACGAGGGAACCATCCTTTGCAGATGATCCGAGGAACCTGAGGCTTGCCTTAGCTACCGATggattcaatccatttggcaacatGAGTACGCAGTACAGTATGTGGCTAGTGCTTCTGACACCACTGAATCTCCCACCATGGGAATGTGTGAATCCAGCAAACTGCTTTATGTCTTTACTCATCCCAGGTCCAAAATctccaggaaaggattttgaTTTGTTCCTTGAGCCCCTAATTGAAGAACTGCTCGATCTATGGAAGGGTGTCAGTACCTACGATGCATGCACTGGTCGGAAGTTTAACCTTCGTGCTGCCGTGTTGTGGTGTATACATGATTTTCCAGCGTTGAGCACGTTATCAGGGCGAACAACAAAAGGGTATTATGCATGTATTCATTGTGATAAAGATCCGTTGTCTCGGGCAATAAGGAATAAGATATGTTACATTGGACATCGTCGTTACCTTCCAAGGACACATGCATGGCGGAGAAGCTTGGCTTTCGATGGTAAGCGTGAAAACAAAGAGCAACCAGGCAAGTTCActttggaggaggtcctagaggagctagagaaggtgaaagatgtcagGCCAGGGAAGCATCATGAAATTATTGGAAATAAAAGGAAGCGCAATGAGGGTCCAAAGATTTATAGCCACAAAGTTGGGTTGTGGAGATTGCCATATTGGAAACATTTAAAGCTTCCACATAATCTCGATGTCATGCACATAgagaaaaacatatgtgaaaacattcttgGCACATTACTCAATGTACAGGGCAAGACCAAGGACACAACCaatgctaggctagatttgcatgatatgagCATAAGACCTGAATTGCACTTACAGCAGCATGGCAACTCAGTcattgctccacctgctccatatGTCTTGGGGAAGGATCAGAAAACCGAGTTATGCAAGTTTCTCAAAGGTATCAAGTTTCCTGATGGATATGCGGCTAACctagcaagatacataagtgaAGATGGTTCAAAGGTGCAGGGAAAGCTTAAAACACATTCTTGCCACATACTCCTGCAAAGAATCATACCTGCTGGCCTAAGAGGACTGGTGAGGAAGGATGTATATGAAGCAGTTGCAGAGCTCGGGACCTTCTTCAGGGAACTATGCAGTAGAAATCTAAGGATTGATGTTGTCAAATGGCTAAAAGAAGAAATTCCATTGATCCtatgcaagcttgagaaaatCTTTCCACCTGCCTTCTTTGATGTCATGGTGCACTTGGCCGTCCATCTTCCTGATGAGGCACTGCTTAGAGGACCTGTTCAGTACGGATGGATGTACCCAACAGAAAGGCGGCTAGGCACTTTGAAGAATTTTGTAAGGAACAGGGCGAGGCCGGAAGGATCAATTGCTGAGGCATATATGGCAAGTGACACATTGACTTTTTGTTCTAGGTATATGGAGGATATTGACAATAGATTTAAccatcatgatgataatgatggagAGATGCCATTGCCTGATGACGTCTCTGTTTTTAAGCATGGTGTTACTCTTGTTGGATCTAATAGGAGCCAGTACATTGATGATGATGTCCTCAATAAGTTAGTTTGGTATGTGCTAAATAATTGTGAAGAAGCTGAGGAATATTTGGA CTTGTACAGGGACGATCTTGTGCAGCAAGGTGCGCTTGATGTTGATAAAATGGTTGAACAAGGATTTGCAAAGTGGTTTAGGTGCCAT ATTGAGAACAAACATAAGGAGCATCCAGAATCGGTTAGCGAAGGACTGTGGGCATTGTCATGTGGCCCAGATCTGCGAGTTAAGACTTGTGCATCTTGCATAGTTAATGGAGTGCGGTATAGCACTGTGGATCGTGAGAAGTTCTTTCTGACACAAAATAGTGGTGTAATGACTGAAGGTTCACATGATGGGAACGACATAGATTTTTATGGAGTCCTTAAAGAGGTAATTGAGTTGCAATATAACTCAAATCTTCAAGTCCGTCGGACGGTGGTTCTATTTCGATGCGATTGGTTCAAGCAAGAAGGCAAGACGACAGGCCTTCGAGATGACGGACATTTCAAATCCATTAATGTGCAGTCATTATGGTACAAGACTGATCCTTTCATCTTAGCAACTCAATCAAAAAAGATATTTTACATGCAAGACACATCTTTAGGTAAAGATTGGCGAGTTGTGCAGAAATTTGAACATAGGAATATTTATGATGTCGCTGAAAAAGATGAGGACAGTCATGATGTGCATCAGGATGATTATTGTTCTGATACTGAGCATGTAGTGCAAGCAGGGGCTGATAATGAGGTTACTCAGAATATTCAAGGTGGAGAAGCCACTATAATTGAAGGAAATTTACAAGACCTTATAAGCAGCAAGAAGCAACGTATTATTCGTGAAGAtagtgaggatgaggaggaagatgagacaGTACTGCAGTACTGTAGTGATGGTGGCAATGATAACAATGATGACATGTCCCtagacgatgaagatgatgatttcTAG